In Candidatus Methylomirabilota bacterium, the genomic stretch ATGTTCCCGCTATCGCATATCTGGTGAATCTCTACGCCGGCACGGGCGATCTGTTGTCGCTGACGTTGCAAGAGCTCTACGGCCGCATTGCGGACTTTCGCGTCTGTGAGCAAGATCGGCAGATTGTTGGGGTCTGTTCCCTGTATATCTATGGAGCAGATCTGGCGGAAATCCGGTCGCTGGCCGTTCGACCGGGGTATGGGGGGAAAGGGATCGGCCGCTCAGTGACCGAGGCCTGCATCGCGGCAGCCAAAGAGCGGGCGATCGGGCGTGTCTTTGCATTAACCTATAAGCCGGCCTTTTTCGAGTGCCTGGGGTTCCGCGTGGTGGAGAGGTTGGCCCTGCCGGAAAAGGTATGGAAGGATTGCCGCCACTGCAGCAAGTGGGATTATTGCGACGAGGTGGCGGTGCTGCTGGAGCTGTAAAGAGGACGGGAGGCATCCGCTGTGAACCTATCATCCGCTGCAGGCCGGTATCAGATCTTTGTCGTCTCAGACGCCACGGGTGCGACCGGCGAACTGGTGGTCCGAGCGGCACTGGCACAGTTTCAGGTGACGGGGGTCGAGATCCGCCGCCTGTCGAATATCAGGACGGTTGATGAGGTGGGGCGCGCCGTCGAGGTTGCTCAAGCCACCAACGCGATCATTGT encodes the following:
- a CDS encoding GNAT family N-acetyltransferase is translated as MDRNDGDSRSRCRLVRKAEPADVPAIAYLVNLYAGTGDLLSLTLQELYGRIADFRVCEQDRQIVGVCSLYIYGADLAEIRSLAVRPGYGGKGIGRSVTEACIAAAKERAIGRVFALTYKPAFFECLGFRVVERLALPEKVWKDCRHCSKWDYCDEVAVLLEL